The Marinilongibacter aquaticus genome has a window encoding:
- the gldD gene encoding gliding motility lipoprotein GldD, with product MNKTRSTSLFFVLAGFLFAACSGSGESYVPKPKGFNRIEFPPHEYQKLEEGHPYSFEYSKFAEIRPDTFGMSEPHWIIVYYPEYDARIQLTYKPLNGDLDKLSKLVADAYKLAGKHHVRASGETDKLVQLKNGKKAVVIELEGEVPSHYQFYVTDTLHHYLRGALYLMEPTLNDSLRPVVDYMKADCRHLLETLTWK from the coding sequence ATGAACAAAACACGGTCGACATCTTTGTTTTTTGTGCTCGCAGGCTTCCTTTTTGCGGCCTGTTCGGGCAGTGGAGAAAGCTATGTACCCAAGCCGAAGGGTTTCAACCGAATCGAGTTTCCGCCACACGAATACCAAAAGCTAGAGGAAGGCCATCCCTATTCTTTTGAATATTCGAAATTTGCGGAGATACGGCCCGATACTTTCGGCATGTCTGAGCCGCACTGGATTATCGTCTATTATCCAGAATACGATGCCCGCATTCAGCTTACGTATAAGCCTTTAAATGGCGATTTAGACAAATTGTCGAAGTTGGTGGCCGATGCGTATAAATTGGCCGGAAAACATCATGTTCGGGCAAGTGGTGAGACCGATAAGCTTGTGCAATTGAAAAACGGCAAAAAGGCCGTGGTGATTGAGTTGGAAGGGGAGGTGCCGAGCCATTATCAATTTTACGTAACCGATACCCTGCACCATTATCTGCGGGGTGCTCTGTATTTGATGGAACCTACTTTGAACGACTCGCTTCGGCCAGTGGTAGATTATATGAAGGCCGATTGCAGGCATTTGTTGGAAACTTTAACTTGGAAATAA
- a CDS encoding LytTR family DNA-binding domain-containing protein: METIYLGPRTYIQPDEVTHLQADVNYTIVYSRKNGRRIISCTLKKVMEMLEENGSFLRISRKHAINMNFVVYSDYHSYRLTNGLELKPSRRRKRRIIRMDKNQNQDI, from the coding sequence ATGGAAACGATTTACTTAGGCCCCCGAACATACATACAACCGGATGAGGTGACTCATTTGCAAGCCGACGTAAACTACACGATTGTTTATAGCAGGAAGAACGGACGCAGGATCATTTCATGTACACTGAAAAAAGTGATGGAAATGTTGGAAGAAAATGGCTCCTTTTTACGCATCAGCCGTAAGCACGCCATCAACATGAATTTCGTTGTGTATTCTGATTACCACAGTTACCGATTGACAAACGGATTGGAGCTAAAACCTTCACGACGCAGGAAAAGGAGAATCATTCGAATGGACAAAAATCAAAACCAAGATATTTAA
- a CDS encoding TetR/AcrR family transcriptional regulator has translation MSPRSKIENEQIRKVSRSKIIETALKLFGNNGFASTSIATIAQEAGISKGLMYNYFESKEQLLEAIIKDVIEKTEQLFGDVYAQPDPKVLFKNMVETTAQFLRTEREFNALLITLAIQKETHALIRNVAENKIAEMMPFLANVLDRLGFDGKTEVFIVGAAFDGMAIQYLTYENEEFLDNTCKALISKYVHNEN, from the coding sequence TTGAGTCCAAGAAGCAAAATAGAAAACGAACAGATCAGAAAAGTAAGTCGATCCAAGATCATCGAAACCGCCCTTAAATTATTCGGCAACAATGGTTTCGCCTCCACCAGTATCGCTACAATTGCCCAAGAAGCTGGGATTTCGAAAGGCTTGATGTACAATTATTTCGAAAGCAAAGAACAATTGCTCGAGGCCATCATAAAGGATGTAATCGAAAAAACAGAACAGCTCTTTGGGGATGTGTACGCACAACCCGACCCCAAAGTGCTTTTCAAAAACATGGTCGAAACCACCGCTCAATTTCTACGCACCGAAAGAGAGTTCAACGCCTTGTTGATCACTCTGGCCATACAAAAAGAAACGCATGCACTTATCCGCAATGTGGCCGAAAACAAAATCGCCGAAATGATGCCCTTTCTGGCCAATGTGCTCGATCGCCTGGGCTTCGACGGCAAAACAGAAGTATTTATCGTTGGGGCGGCTTTCGACGGCATGGCCATTCAATACCTAACCTACGAAAACGAAGAATTTTTAGACAATACATGCAAAGCATTGATATCAAAATATGTACACAATGAAAACTAA
- a CDS encoding carboxypeptidase-like regulatory domain-containing protein, whose amino-acid sequence MKRFLLAFGVFVMLLCVGVRSYAQGEDKFVTFSGFVIDAKTDEPLAGAYVINERAGRGTLTNGKGYFIINVFPGDSIVFSYLGYKKQFHRIPKNVELNYSAVVELSDDAKMLKEVKVYPFNTEEEFKLALVEMELPDARERANMEQNLSRENLDRAIALQGMSADANYRYAMSQQLQHIQNKGSVTTNPLLNPMAWRAFIRSIKDGSFNNKAYKNGDFIPKNQGSRDAIFNGSN is encoded by the coding sequence ATGAAACGCTTTTTATTGGCCTTTGGTGTATTTGTAATGCTACTGTGTGTAGGTGTAAGGTCGTATGCTCAAGGAGAGGATAAGTTCGTGACTTTCAGTGGTTTTGTGATCGATGCGAAAACCGATGAGCCGCTTGCAGGGGCTTATGTGATCAATGAACGAGCGGGCCGCGGAACGCTGACAAATGGCAAAGGATACTTTATAATCAATGTATTTCCTGGCGACAGCATCGTCTTCAGTTATTTGGGTTATAAGAAGCAATTTCACCGTATACCCAAGAATGTGGAATTGAATTATTCGGCGGTTGTGGAGTTGAGTGACGACGCAAAGATGTTAAAAGAAGTTAAAGTTTATCCCTTCAATACAGAAGAAGAATTCAAGTTGGCTTTGGTCGAAATGGAACTGCCGGATGCTCGTGAACGAGCCAATATGGAACAAAATCTAAGTCGTGAAAACCTCGATCGGGCGATAGCTTTGCAGGGGATGAGTGCGGATGCCAACTACAGGTACGCTATGTCGCAGCAATTGCAGCATATACAAAATAAGGGCTCGGTGACCACAAACCCGCTGTTGAACCCAATGGCTTGGCGGGCTTTCATTCGGTCCATCAAAGACGGCAGTTTCAACAATAAGGCCTATAAAAACGGTGACTTTATACCGAAAAATCAAGGCTCTCGTGATGCCATCTTCAATGGCAGCAATTGA
- a CDS encoding outer membrane lipoprotein-sorting protein, with protein sequence MKTKILLGLILLLSTQMWAQDANAIVAKADDKMRGNKNYSEITVQIIRPTWKRELKMKSWSLGTEFSLSYLLSPAKDKGTVFLKRNRELWNWLPAIERTIKMPPSMLSQSWMGSDLTNDDMVKETSNKDDFSSKIIGEETVGGRKCWKIDMSPKPNAAVVWGKVVTWVDQKDYIYMKTEYYDEDEYLVHTMQATDIKTLGGRLLASRIEVIPADEKGNKTVMILNKVDFNANVGPSFFTVQNMKRVK encoded by the coding sequence ATGAAAACTAAAATTCTACTGGGGCTTATTTTGCTCTTGTCCACACAAATGTGGGCCCAAGATGCGAACGCCATTGTGGCGAAAGCCGATGACAAAATGCGAGGAAATAAAAACTACTCGGAAATCACGGTGCAAATCATTCGCCCCACTTGGAAGCGGGAGCTGAAGATGAAATCGTGGAGCTTGGGCACAGAATTCAGCTTGTCTTATCTCCTATCGCCCGCCAAAGACAAAGGCACGGTTTTCCTGAAACGCAACCGAGAGCTTTGGAACTGGCTCCCCGCTATCGAACGCACCATCAAAATGCCCCCAAGCATGCTCTCTCAATCTTGGATGGGTTCGGACCTTACCAACGACGACATGGTAAAAGAAACCTCGAACAAAGACGACTTCTCTTCGAAAATTATCGGGGAGGAAACTGTGGGCGGCCGAAAATGCTGGAAAATAGACATGAGCCCCAAACCCAATGCAGCCGTAGTCTGGGGAAAAGTAGTCACTTGGGTCGATCAGAAAGACTATATCTACATGAAAACAGAGTATTACGATGAAGACGAATACCTCGTACACACCATGCAAGCCACAGATATAAAAACCTTGGGCGGTCGCTTGCTGGCCAGCCGAATCGAAGTCATTCCCGCGGATGAAAAAGGCAACAAGACAGTCATGATCTTGAATAAAGTGGATTTCAATGCCAATGTCGGCCCGTCTTTCTTTACCGTGCAAAACATGAAACGCGTGAAATAA
- a CDS encoding phosphatidate cytidylyltransferase, which yields MRQQLNKYSNLTQRIIAAIIGAAIIISGMFYSAFTFWAVFLLISVFTQTEFYRLLGLNGNLPLSVYGTFCGVAINCLTFFIEKNYISFKYYYLILPLLTITFFIKLFKRADKRPFENLAYTFLGIIYVAMPFALVNEMVIEENTYHPWLMLGILIILWINDSGAYFAGSFLGKRKLFERISPKKTWEGFFGGAICSLAAAAVFSRFAPFLDLWHWLVIATIVVVTGTLGDLVESLFKRSIAIKDSGSIIPGHGGFLDRFDGLLLSIPFILTFLKILF from the coding sequence ATGAGGCAACAACTGAATAAATACTCGAACCTTACACAGAGGATTATCGCGGCAATTATCGGGGCCGCGATCATTATATCGGGCATGTTCTATTCGGCTTTCACGTTTTGGGCGGTCTTTTTGCTGATTTCTGTGTTCACGCAAACCGAATTTTACCGTCTGCTCGGCCTCAATGGTAATTTGCCTTTGAGCGTTTATGGCACGTTTTGCGGGGTAGCCATCAATTGCCTTACATTCTTTATCGAGAAGAATTACATTTCGTTCAAATATTACTATTTGATCTTGCCCTTGCTTACGATCACTTTCTTTATTAAGTTGTTCAAGAGGGCAGACAAACGGCCTTTCGAGAATTTGGCCTACACATTTCTGGGAATCATTTATGTGGCCATGCCTTTTGCCTTGGTCAATGAAATGGTCATTGAGGAAAATACCTACCATCCTTGGCTTATGCTGGGCATTTTGATTATCTTATGGATCAACGACAGTGGAGCCTATTTTGCTGGAAGTTTTTTGGGCAAAAGGAAACTTTTTGAGCGTATTTCGCCGAAAAAAACGTGGGAAGGCTTTTTCGGAGGTGCAATTTGTTCTTTAGCCGCTGCCGCTGTATTCTCCCGTTTTGCTCCCTTTCTCGATTTGTGGCATTGGTTGGTAATTGCTACAATTGTGGTGGTCACGGGTACGTTGGGTGATTTGGTAGAATCGCTGTTTAAGCGTAGCATTGCGATCAAAGATTCTGGAAGCATTATTCCAGGGCATGGCGGCTTTCTCGATCGCTTCGACGGGCTGTTGCTTTCAATACCTTTTATTCTTACATTTCTGAAAATATTGTTTTGA
- a CDS encoding ABC-F family ATP-binding cassette domain-containing protein, with amino-acid sequence MNVLSADGIGRDLGERWLFRNLTFGILQGEKVALIGSNGSGKSSLLKIVSGETETDGGTVSLNQNVRMGFLEQDPEFLADQTVLETIFYAENEITTAIKNYEKAVEKGNQDLLAEAIETLDSLQAWDYEAKVKQILGRLGIQDFEKNVQQLSGGQKKRVALAKILIDQPDFLILDEPTNHLDLETIEWLEGYLSSSNITLLLVTHDRYFLDKVCNRILEIEDNQIFKYTGNYAYYLEKKAERREIEAATQEKNQNRLKKELEWMRRQPKARTTKAQYRIDAFHDLKERTKGFRREESVELNVRTERLGKKIIEIHDLSKKYGEKSLISHFSYTFKRGDKIGVVGKNGVGKTTFLDIIQNYTKPDSGRVVTGETVKIGYYSQSGLSFRDDQKIIDVVREIADYIKLGDGRELSISNFLTMFLFPPKKQHQYVEKLSGGEKRRLQLLKVLVESPNFLILDEPTNDLDIDTLNVLEEFLENYGGCVLVVTHDRYFMDKIVDHVFAFEGNGYIKDFPGNYTQYRLWKDEQEKEQVAEIKAKAADEYKSEKPQNEEKRKLSYKEKREFEALEKQIADFEERKAQIMEQMNGDETDFTVLQKLGEELESLKEELEMAELRWLELSEYAQ; translated from the coding sequence ATGAATGTACTTTCTGCAGATGGCATTGGAAGAGACTTGGGTGAACGCTGGCTCTTCAGAAACCTCACCTTCGGGATTCTACAAGGCGAAAAAGTAGCCCTCATTGGTTCGAACGGATCGGGCAAGAGCTCATTGCTGAAAATTGTTTCGGGCGAAACCGAAACCGACGGCGGCACCGTGAGCTTGAACCAAAATGTACGTATGGGCTTTCTGGAGCAGGATCCCGAGTTTCTCGCGGATCAAACTGTTCTCGAAACCATTTTCTACGCCGAGAACGAAATCACGACAGCCATAAAAAACTACGAAAAAGCCGTAGAAAAAGGCAATCAGGATTTACTGGCCGAAGCCATCGAAACCTTGGATTCGCTTCAAGCGTGGGACTACGAAGCCAAAGTAAAGCAGATTTTAGGCCGCTTGGGCATTCAAGATTTTGAAAAAAACGTACAACAGCTCTCCGGAGGCCAGAAAAAAAGGGTGGCTTTGGCCAAGATTTTAATCGATCAACCCGACTTTTTGATTCTCGATGAACCTACGAACCATCTGGATTTGGAAACCATCGAATGGCTGGAAGGCTATCTTTCATCGAGCAATATTACCTTGCTTTTGGTCACACACGATCGCTATTTTTTGGATAAAGTCTGCAATCGAATCCTCGAAATCGAAGACAATCAGATTTTCAAATACACTGGGAATTACGCTTACTATTTAGAGAAAAAGGCGGAAAGACGTGAAATAGAAGCGGCCACACAAGAAAAAAATCAGAACCGGCTGAAAAAGGAACTGGAATGGATGCGTAGACAGCCCAAGGCCAGAACAACCAAAGCCCAATACCGAATCGACGCCTTTCACGATTTGAAAGAAAGAACCAAAGGTTTTCGGAGAGAAGAAAGTGTAGAACTCAATGTGCGAACCGAAAGATTGGGAAAGAAAATCATCGAGATTCATGACCTCTCTAAAAAATATGGAGAAAAAAGCCTTATCTCGCATTTCTCTTACACCTTTAAACGCGGTGACAAAATAGGTGTGGTCGGGAAAAATGGTGTCGGGAAAACGACTTTCTTAGACATCATCCAGAATTATACCAAACCCGACTCGGGAAGGGTTGTGACCGGCGAAACCGTAAAAATCGGATATTATTCACAATCGGGCCTAAGTTTTCGCGACGACCAGAAAATCATCGATGTGGTACGCGAAATTGCCGATTATATAAAGCTAGGTGACGGAAGAGAGCTCTCTATTTCCAATTTCCTCACGATGTTTCTCTTTCCGCCCAAAAAGCAACATCAGTACGTAGAGAAATTGTCGGGAGGCGAAAAAAGAAGGCTGCAATTGCTCAAAGTTTTGGTGGAAAGTCCAAATTTCTTGATCCTCGATGAGCCCACAAACGATTTGGATATAGACACCCTCAATGTCTTGGAAGAGTTTCTGGAAAATTACGGTGGATGCGTCTTGGTTGTTACCCACGACCGCTATTTCATGGACAAGATCGTAGACCATGTTTTTGCCTTCGAAGGCAATGGGTATATCAAAGATTTTCCCGGAAATTACACCCAATACCGCCTTTGGAAAGACGAACAAGAAAAAGAACAAGTGGCCGAAATAAAGGCCAAAGCCGCCGACGAATACAAAAGCGAAAAGCCGCAGAATGAAGAAAAGCGAAAACTGAGCTATAAGGAAAAAAGGGAATTTGAAGCTTTAGAAAAACAGATTGCCGACTTTGAAGAAAGAAAGGCTCAAATTATGGAGCAAATGAACGGCGACGAAACCGATTTCACCGTTTTGCAGAAGCTTGGCGAAGAATTGGAGAGCTTGAAAGAGGAACTGGAAATGGCCGAGTTGCGTTGGCTTGAATTGAGTGAATATGCCCAATAA
- a CDS encoding DedA family protein, whose translation METLREFFQFITNSEEIIQTGGLLVIVLIVFIENGLFFGFFLPGDYLLFLSGVFCGLAILKVHIFILVPAIFAAAVLGSSAGYFSGYYFGESIELKEDNLFFKKKYISRTRKYFDKYGSRTLVIARFLPIIRTFAPIMAGVVKMRIFPFMLYNVVGGGTWVFVLVCGGYYLGQHFPWIINYVHYIVIFFIAITTVTVIRGYFSAKKEIEEA comes from the coding sequence ATGGAGACTTTAAGAGAGTTTTTTCAATTCATAACCAACTCAGAAGAAATCATCCAAACCGGCGGTTTACTGGTGATTGTCTTGATCGTTTTTATTGAAAACGGCCTTTTCTTTGGCTTTTTTCTTCCGGGCGACTACCTGCTTTTCCTGTCGGGTGTTTTTTGCGGTTTGGCCATTCTGAAAGTGCACATTTTCATCTTGGTTCCAGCCATTTTCGCGGCCGCTGTGCTGGGCTCGTCGGCAGGCTATTTCTCCGGTTATTACTTTGGCGAATCGATAGAGCTGAAAGAAGACAACCTCTTTTTCAAGAAAAAGTACATCAGCCGTACCCGAAAATATTTCGATAAATACGGAAGTCGCACCTTGGTGATCGCCCGCTTTCTGCCCATAATCCGCACCTTTGCACCGATTATGGCTGGGGTTGTGAAAATGCGTATTTTCCCTTTTATGCTTTACAATGTAGTGGGTGGCGGCACCTGGGTTTTTGTGCTTGTATGCGGTGGTTATTATTTAGGTCAGCACTTTCCTTGGATCATAAACTATGTACACTACATAGTCATATTTTTTATTGCCATTACGACAGTCACGGTAATCAGAGGGTATTTTTCGGCCAAAAAAGAAATCGAAGAAGCTTGA
- a CDS encoding ABC transporter permease — MENLKIVFTLAWRNLWRNKMRTGIMIAATLFAVFLAILMKSVQEGAYDLQIQNLVSYHSGFLQIQNEAFEEDKSLDNGLFFDEGLAQKIQETKGISAYTPRIESFILASSKEITKGVMLTGTNPTNENQLTGLEKRVIEGKYFSSGSDALMLGKGLAKFLKVGVGDTLIFYGSGYHASTAVGQYPITAILEFGAPQLNENMIYMPLKACQELFGAPDLVTSVALNLNSRRDMRKVQTALEKSLKGTDNTVKNWEEMMPELVSSIEGDRASGSIMLGILYMIIGFVIYGTLLMMINERIREFSMLIAIGMKNKLLSATLLIECIIMTFIGAVLGSVLSLPITNWLHHSPIKLEGGAGKAYEQVGFEPVITAITRFDIVASQTYLVAIMSLLLSVYPMIKVLKINALDGMRA, encoded by the coding sequence ATGGAAAACCTGAAAATAGTCTTTACCCTCGCTTGGCGAAACCTCTGGCGAAACAAGATGAGAACGGGTATTATGATCGCCGCCACTCTGTTTGCTGTTTTTTTGGCCATATTGATGAAATCTGTACAAGAAGGAGCCTACGACCTGCAAATTCAAAATTTGGTGAGCTATCATTCAGGCTTTCTACAGATTCAAAACGAGGCTTTCGAAGAAGACAAATCCTTAGACAATGGTCTTTTTTTCGATGAAGGTTTGGCACAAAAAATCCAAGAAACGAAAGGTATCAGTGCTTATACGCCACGCATCGAATCCTTTATTTTGGCTTCTTCAAAAGAAATCACCAAAGGCGTAATGCTCACGGGCACAAACCCTACGAATGAAAATCAACTCACGGGCCTTGAAAAAAGAGTGATCGAAGGAAAATATTTTTCTAGCGGCTCCGATGCTTTAATGCTCGGGAAAGGCTTGGCCAAATTTTTAAAAGTTGGTGTCGGCGATACACTCATTTTTTATGGCTCGGGCTACCATGCGAGCACAGCCGTGGGACAATATCCGATCACGGCCATCCTTGAGTTCGGAGCACCGCAACTCAACGAAAACATGATTTACATGCCGCTAAAGGCTTGTCAAGAATTGTTTGGAGCACCAGACCTTGTGACCAGCGTGGCCCTTAATCTAAACAGCCGTAGAGACATGCGAAAAGTGCAAACGGCTTTAGAAAAAAGCCTGAAGGGCACAGACAATACCGTGAAAAATTGGGAAGAAATGATGCCCGAATTGGTGAGCAGTATTGAAGGCGACAGAGCCTCTGGTTCGATCATGCTCGGGATTTTATACATGATCATCGGTTTTGTGATTTACGGCACACTGCTGATGATGATCAACGAGCGGATTCGCGAATTCAGCATGCTGATTGCCATTGGCATGAAAAACAAACTGCTTTCGGCCACATTGCTTATCGAATGCATCATTATGACCTTCATCGGTGCCGTATTGGGCAGTGTGCTCAGCCTGCCCATCACCAATTGGTTGCACCATTCGCCTATCAAATTGGAAGGCGGTGCGGGAAAAGCCTATGAACAGGTGGGTTTTGAACCGGTAATCACGGCCATCACCCGTTTTGACATCGTGGCGTCTCAGACCTACCTCGTGGCCATCATGTCTCTCCTACTCTCTGTTTATCCTATGATAAAAGTTTTGAAAATCAACGCCCTCGACGGAATGCGGGCTTAA
- a CDS encoding ABC transporter permease → MLLKIAWRNIWRNKTRSLIVIVAIMLGLWAGVFLTGFSWGMYDARIKSLIAKESSHLQLHNAKFREEYMAKYVIEKQAKFEQILNENPNVKAFSARLVTNVMLASARSSLGLSLSGVDTTAERRTTGLPDKIVEGRYFQKSGRNQILISRKTADKLKVGLHKKVVLTFQDAHKDLVSSSFRVVGIFHSENAAYDETHAFVQKKDLDPLLKTQGKVQEIAVLLKDDRQMAALQTELKTVDPNVKVENWRELDPLMEYAIDSFDTSMQVIIGIIMLALAFGIVNTMLMSVLDRVKEIGMLMAIGLNKTKLFLMIMLETMFLSLIGAPLGMLLAWLTIVVTGKTGIVLHSMKSGLEMMGFSNTVYPSLLPDQFVKIGITVFVITFISAIFPIIKALRLDPAKAIRKI, encoded by the coding sequence ATGTTACTAAAAATTGCTTGGCGAAATATCTGGAGAAACAAAACCCGCAGCCTCATTGTCATTGTGGCCATTATGTTGGGCCTCTGGGCTGGAGTTTTCCTTACCGGTTTTTCTTGGGGCATGTACGACGCCCGGATTAAATCGCTCATTGCCAAGGAAAGCTCGCATTTACAACTTCACAATGCCAAGTTTCGTGAAGAATACATGGCCAAATATGTGATTGAAAAACAGGCCAAATTCGAACAAATATTAAATGAAAACCCCAATGTGAAAGCCTTTTCCGCTCGTTTGGTGACAAACGTAATGTTGGCTTCGGCCCGTTCGAGTTTGGGCTTGAGCCTGTCTGGCGTAGATACCACAGCAGAAAGGCGAACCACGGGCTTGCCCGACAAAATTGTAGAGGGCCGTTATTTTCAAAAAAGTGGACGAAATCAAATTCTTATCAGTCGAAAAACAGCGGACAAACTGAAAGTAGGCTTACACAAAAAAGTGGTGCTTACTTTTCAGGATGCCCATAAAGATTTGGTGTCTTCCTCATTTCGTGTTGTGGGTATATTTCACAGTGAAAATGCGGCATACGACGAAACACATGCTTTCGTGCAAAAGAAAGACCTAGACCCACTTTTGAAAACCCAAGGCAAAGTGCAGGAAATTGCCGTATTGCTCAAAGATGACCGTCAAATGGCCGCTTTGCAAACTGAACTCAAAACGGTCGACCCGAATGTGAAAGTAGAAAACTGGAGGGAATTGGACCCTCTAATGGAATACGCAATCGATTCCTTCGACACCAGCATGCAAGTGATAATCGGTATAATTATGCTGGCTTTGGCTTTTGGCATTGTCAACACTATGCTCATGTCTGTGCTCGATCGCGTAAAGGAAATTGGCATGTTGATGGCCATTGGCCTAAACAAAACCAAGCTCTTTCTTATGATTATGCTCGAAACCATGTTTCTCTCGCTCATAGGAGCCCCTTTGGGCATGCTACTCGCTTGGCTCACCATTGTGGTGACGGGAAAAACGGGAATCGTGCTACACAGCATGAAAAGCGGCCTCGAAATGATGGGCTTTTCCAATACCGTATACCCCAGTCTGCTCCCCGACCAGTTTGTCAAAATTGGTATTACCGTTTTTGTCATCACTTTCATATCGGCCATATTCCCCATTATAAAGGCACTTCGGCTCGATCCTGCAAAGGCTATTCGTAAAATTTAA
- a CDS encoding gamma carbonic anhydrase family protein, producing MALILPVKNISPTIPDSCWLAPNSTLVGDLQMGENCTVWFNAVVRADVNAIRIGQQVNIQDGAVIHCTYNKTQTIIGNHVSIGHNAIIHGCQIEDEVLIGMGAIVMDGAKIGKNAIIGAGAIVTQNTVVPAGTIWVGNPAKYLKDVSEEATEVFMRTSNNYVLYSSWFKED from the coding sequence ATGGCTCTTATTCTCCCTGTCAAAAACATATCTCCGACCATACCCGATTCTTGTTGGCTTGCCCCAAATTCAACCTTGGTAGGTGACCTTCAAATGGGTGAAAACTGTACGGTCTGGTTCAATGCTGTTGTGCGTGCAGATGTCAACGCCATTCGTATCGGGCAGCAGGTCAACATTCAAGATGGGGCCGTAATTCATTGCACCTACAACAAAACCCAAACGATAATAGGCAACCATGTCAGCATTGGCCACAATGCCATTATTCACGGTTGTCAAATCGAAGATGAAGTGTTGATAGGCATGGGAGCCATTGTGATGGACGGTGCCAAAATTGGCAAAAATGCCATCATTGGAGCGGGAGCAATCGTAACCCAAAACACCGTTGTGCCAGCCGGTACGATTTGGGTTGGCAATCCTGCAAAATACCTTAAAGACGTTTCGGAAGAAGCCACTGAAGTATTTATGCGTACCAGTAACAATTATGTGTTGTACAGCAGTTGGTTTAAAGAAGATTGA
- a CDS encoding UDP-2,3-diacylglucosamine diphosphatase, with protein sequence MRTVLNLQPGKKVYFASDFHLGAPTHAESLLRERQVVSWLDTIKADAQVVFLMGDLFDFWFEYKMVVPKGYTRFFGKLAELADMGIALKIFVGNHDLWMKDYFTQEFGAEIITDPQQYEIAGHSLYLAHGDGLGPGDYAYKKLKGVFQNKFCQFLFGRIVHPNLGMKLGNAWSLNSWKKNRANDRVHAFQNGDKELLYSYCKELQAKGEFYDYYVFGHRHCVLDLPLERGARYINIGDWIIFYSYAVLDESGLELKKWNERILG encoded by the coding sequence ATGCGTACAGTCCTAAATTTGCAACCTGGAAAGAAGGTTTATTTTGCCTCGGATTTTCATCTGGGAGCCCCCACTCATGCCGAAAGCTTGCTGCGTGAACGCCAGGTGGTAAGTTGGCTGGATACCATAAAGGCCGATGCCCAAGTGGTGTTTTTGATGGGCGATTTATTCGACTTTTGGTTTGAATACAAAATGGTCGTACCGAAAGGGTACACCCGTTTTTTCGGCAAATTGGCCGAATTGGCCGATATGGGCATTGCCCTTAAGATTTTTGTGGGAAACCATGACCTTTGGATGAAAGATTACTTTACCCAAGAATTTGGAGCTGAAATCATTACCGATCCCCAACAGTATGAAATCGCAGGGCATTCTTTGTATCTCGCCCATGGCGATGGACTGGGGCCGGGCGATTATGCCTACAAAAAATTGAAGGGTGTTTTTCAGAATAAGTTTTGTCAATTTCTTTTTGGAAGGATTGTGCACCCTAATTTGGGTATGAAACTCGGCAATGCTTGGTCTTTGAATTCGTGGAAGAAAAACAGGGCGAATGACCGAGTTCATGCGTTTCAGAATGGGGATAAAGAACTTTTGTACAGTTATTGCAAAGAGCTTCAGGCAAAGGGCGAATTCTACGATTATTATGTCTTTGGCCACCGCCATTGTGTGCTCGATTTGCCTTTGGAGCGTGGGGCTCGCTACATCAATATCGGCGACTGGATTATCTTTTATTCCTATGCTGTATTGGATGAATCGGGTCTTGAATTGAAGAAATGGAATGAACGGATTTTAGGTTAA